One window from the genome of Haloprofundus halobius encodes:
- a CDS encoding VOC family protein, with translation MTDAPPTTGLHHVTNICTDIEETKAFYEDVLGWHTVKLTQNYDDPGTPHYYFSSTPEGKPGTNVTYFEYPDSRGVPGPGASHHFAFGVEDRETLGEWREHLMDHGVRVSNVKDRTYFESIYFTDPDGLVFELATMGPGFTYDEEKPGSSEIDPFEKGYGDD, from the coding sequence ATGACCGACGCACCACCGACGACCGGACTGCACCACGTGACGAACATCTGCACCGACATCGAGGAGACGAAGGCGTTCTACGAGGACGTCCTCGGCTGGCACACGGTGAAGCTGACCCAGAACTACGACGACCCGGGGACACCGCACTACTACTTCTCCTCGACGCCCGAGGGCAAACCGGGAACGAACGTCACCTACTTCGAGTACCCCGACTCCCGGGGCGTCCCCGGCCCGGGGGCGAGCCACCACTTCGCCTTCGGCGTCGAGGACAGAGAAACCCTCGGCGAGTGGCGCGAGCACCTGATGGACCACGGCGTCCGTGTCTCCAACGTCAAGGACCGGACGTACTTCGAGAGCATCTACTTCACCGACCCCGACGGCCTCGTCTTCGAACTCGCGACGATGGGTCCGGGGTTCACCTACGACGAGGAGAAACCCGGCAGCAGCGAAATCGACCCGTTCGAGAAAGGCTACGGAGACGACTGA
- a CDS encoding MFS transporter, with protein sequence MNWRYRNTVLVLCTLAFFATMVARLAISPVVPDITAQFGVSNGAVGLALAGMWAAYATMQFPSGVLGERFGERRVILAAVGLTAVASLLLAVSPSFPAFALFTIALGAGAGLHYTVATTFISKQFSNIGRAIGVHVAGGPLAGLSVPVVAALVAARYDWQTAMLLGAIAAVPVFLLFQRRIEPTTPERPDQPMRERFAFASLFELLSRPEIVYTTVLAVAGAFTWQATASFLPTFLVAYHDLSAATASALFSLYFVVHGATQPVMGYLSDRFDRDAAASLSMGLGVIGYVTLVEGSTLPVFAVGACMVGVAMSWGAPIQSRFIDKLSAEERGAGFGLVRTVYMLLGATGSFVVGALSDTAGWAVAVGLLVVVMGVGFSVLAVNRALKLGL encoded by the coding sequence GTGAACTGGCGCTACCGGAACACCGTACTGGTCCTCTGTACGCTCGCGTTCTTCGCGACGATGGTCGCGCGCCTCGCCATCAGTCCGGTCGTCCCCGACATTACGGCGCAGTTCGGCGTCTCGAACGGTGCGGTCGGCCTCGCGCTCGCGGGAATGTGGGCCGCCTACGCGACAATGCAGTTTCCCAGCGGCGTCCTCGGCGAACGATTCGGCGAACGCCGCGTCATCCTCGCGGCCGTCGGACTCACTGCGGTCGCCAGCCTCCTTCTCGCCGTCTCGCCCTCGTTTCCGGCGTTCGCGCTGTTCACCATCGCACTCGGCGCGGGCGCGGGACTGCACTACACCGTCGCGACGACGTTCATCTCCAAGCAGTTCTCGAACATCGGCCGCGCCATCGGCGTCCACGTCGCCGGCGGCCCGCTCGCGGGACTCTCGGTGCCCGTCGTCGCCGCGCTCGTCGCCGCGCGCTACGACTGGCAAACTGCGATGCTGCTCGGCGCAATCGCCGCAGTTCCGGTGTTCCTCCTGTTCCAGCGGCGCATCGAACCCACGACGCCGGAGCGGCCCGACCAGCCGATGCGCGAGCGGTTCGCGTTCGCCTCGCTGTTCGAGTTGCTCTCGCGGCCCGAAATCGTCTACACCACCGTTCTGGCCGTCGCCGGCGCGTTCACCTGGCAGGCGACGGCCTCGTTTCTCCCGACGTTTCTCGTCGCCTACCACGACCTCTCGGCGGCGACGGCGAGCGCGCTGTTCTCGCTATACTTCGTCGTTCACGGCGCGACCCAACCGGTGATGGGCTACCTCTCGGACCGGTTCGACCGCGACGCCGCCGCCTCGCTGTCGATGGGTCTCGGCGTAATCGGCTACGTGACGCTCGTCGAAGGGTCGACGCTCCCCGTCTTCGCCGTCGGCGCGTGCATGGTCGGCGTGGCGATGAGTTGGGGCGCACCGATTCAGTCGCGCTTCATCGACAAACTCTCCGCGGAGGAGCGCGGCGCGGGGTTCGGTCTCGTCCGCACGGTGTACATGCTGCTCGGTGCGACCGGCAGTTTCGTCGTCGGCGCGCTCTCGGACACCGCGGGGTGGGCCGTCGCCGTCGGCCTCCTCGTCGTCGTGATGGGTGTCGGCTTCTCGGTGCTCGCGGTGAATCGAGCGCTGAAGTTGGGGTTGTGA
- a CDS encoding flavin reductase family protein produces MEGAPDAFGSPYRLLAGAVVPRPIAWVSSRSEDGVDNLAPYSFFNVVTPDPPVVMFSPVGVGDDRKDTTKNVLATEEFVVHVVTRDLAGAMNATSATLEHGESEFDHAELQKVEATTVDAARVADAKVAFECRLYDAQEVGRSTMILGEVVHAHVADELLTDGKMDVTKLDAVGRLSGSQYATTDERFSLERPP; encoded by the coding sequence ATGGAGGGCGCGCCCGACGCGTTCGGTTCGCCGTATCGCCTCCTCGCGGGGGCGGTCGTCCCCCGCCCCATCGCGTGGGTGAGCAGCCGTAGCGAGGACGGCGTCGACAACCTCGCGCCGTACAGTTTCTTCAACGTCGTCACGCCCGATCCGCCGGTGGTGATGTTCTCGCCGGTCGGCGTCGGCGACGATCGGAAAGACACGACGAAGAACGTCCTCGCCACCGAGGAGTTCGTCGTCCACGTCGTCACCCGCGACCTCGCCGGGGCGATGAACGCGACGAGCGCGACGCTCGAACACGGCGAGAGCGAGTTCGACCACGCCGAGTTACAGAAGGTTGAGGCGACGACCGTCGACGCCGCACGCGTCGCCGACGCGAAAGTCGCCTTCGAGTGTCGCCTCTACGACGCCCAGGAGGTCGGCCGGTCGACGATGATTCTCGGCGAAGTCGTCCACGCGCACGTCGCCGACGAACTGCTCACCGACGGGAAGATGGACGTGACGAAACTCGACGCAGTAGGTCGGCTCTCGGGAAGCCAGTACGCGACGACCGACGAGCGGTTCTCGCTGGAACGGCCGCCGTGA
- a CDS encoding response regulator → MDHTVLVVDDDPDIAHGHAERLRNRYRVLTATSGAEALELADEADAVLLDRRMPGMSGDEVLTALYEHENPPQVAMVTAVDPTTDIAEMPFDEYLVKPVRRDDLFAAVESLLARATYDSQLQEFFAVASKVALLETEHDARQLESDSNYQLLKRRLASLRRQTTDQLEELGAESYAVAIGPGNTT, encoded by the coding sequence ATGGACCACACCGTACTCGTCGTCGACGACGACCCGGACATCGCGCACGGACACGCCGAGCGCTTGCGGAACCGATATCGCGTGCTGACCGCCACCAGCGGGGCCGAAGCGCTCGAACTCGCCGACGAGGCCGACGCCGTGCTGCTCGACCGCCGGATGCCCGGCATGTCGGGCGACGAAGTGCTCACCGCGCTGTACGAGCACGAGAACCCGCCGCAGGTGGCGATGGTCACCGCCGTCGACCCGACGACGGACATCGCAGAGATGCCGTTCGACGAGTACCTCGTCAAACCCGTCCGTCGCGACGACCTCTTCGCGGCGGTCGAGAGCCTGTTGGCCCGTGCGACGTACGACTCGCAGTTGCAGGAGTTCTTCGCCGTCGCCTCGAAGGTCGCGCTGCTGGAGACCGAACACGACGCGCGACAACTCGAATCGGACTCGAACTACCAGTTGCTGAAGCGTCGTCTCGCGAGCCTGCGGCGACAGACGACCGACCAACTAGAGGAACTCGGGGCCGAGAGCTACGCCGTCGCCATCGGGCCGGGCAACACCACGTAG
- a CDS encoding small ribosomal subunit Rsm22 family protein, with translation MTDREAVVSNAKYLRNVRPIDPEEIAEYIEGYPHPAVVKQTLREEAFDLGLVEQEDGTFVPVDDTPVPVRDWRPTALPDDYSFAVEDLLVERYGANWHTGESGDELREAVRRLKEDYYYQNDVAYDETAALGYAVYHLADYYAEVGYVSNDLAENGLLPRTLRVVDVGAGVGGPALGLHDYLPEDSLVDYHAVEPSAAADVLDRLLGETRENFRTTVHRETAEEFDLDSLGDVDLVLFGNVLSELDDPVAVVRRYLDALADDGSVVALAPADRNTSIGLREVERAVESEAGATVYSPELRLWPGMTPSDRGWSFDVRDDVGTPAFQRRLDEGGEGDGTFTKTSVQFSYSVLRKDEKRRVDLRADRSRHARMAEMERHVTDRIDLLAVKLSHNLADDESRNPVFKVGDGSQSVDHYAVLTRESGLNRELTEAEYGAILGFENVLCLWNDDEEAYNLVVDAETFVEIVAP, from the coding sequence ATGACCGACCGCGAGGCCGTCGTCTCGAACGCGAAGTATCTGCGCAACGTCCGCCCCATCGACCCCGAGGAGATAGCCGAGTACATCGAGGGCTACCCGCATCCGGCCGTCGTCAAGCAGACCCTCCGCGAGGAGGCGTTCGACCTCGGGTTAGTCGAACAGGAGGACGGCACGTTCGTCCCCGTCGACGACACGCCCGTTCCCGTCCGCGACTGGCGACCGACGGCGCTTCCCGACGACTACTCGTTCGCCGTCGAGGACCTGCTCGTCGAGCGCTACGGCGCGAACTGGCACACGGGCGAATCAGGAGACGAACTCCGCGAGGCCGTGCGTCGGCTGAAGGAGGATTACTACTACCAGAACGACGTGGCGTACGACGAGACGGCCGCACTCGGCTACGCCGTCTACCACCTCGCCGACTACTACGCAGAGGTGGGCTACGTGTCGAACGACCTCGCCGAGAACGGCCTGCTCCCGAGAACACTCCGCGTCGTCGACGTGGGCGCGGGCGTCGGCGGTCCGGCGCTCGGCCTGCACGACTACCTGCCCGAAGATTCACTCGTCGACTACCACGCCGTCGAACCGAGTGCCGCCGCCGACGTGCTCGACCGACTGCTCGGGGAGACGCGCGAGAACTTCCGGACGACGGTTCACCGCGAAACCGCCGAAGAGTTCGACCTCGATTCGCTCGGTGACGTCGACCTCGTGCTGTTCGGCAACGTACTCAGCGAACTGGACGACCCCGTAGCGGTCGTTCGTCGCTACCTCGACGCGCTGGCCGACGACGGCTCCGTCGTCGCGCTCGCACCCGCCGATCGAAACACGAGCATCGGACTCCGGGAGGTCGAACGCGCGGTCGAATCGGAGGCGGGCGCGACGGTGTACTCGCCCGAACTCCGCCTGTGGCCCGGGATGACGCCCTCGGACCGCGGGTGGTCGTTCGACGTGCGCGACGACGTGGGGACGCCGGCGTTCCAACGCCGCCTCGACGAGGGCGGCGAGGGAGACGGCACGTTCACGAAAACGTCGGTGCAGTTCTCCTACAGCGTACTCCGAAAGGACGAAAAACGCCGCGTCGACCTGCGCGCCGACCGGAGTCGCCACGCGCGGATGGCCGAGATGGAACGGCACGTCACCGACCGCATCGACCTCCTGGCGGTGAAACTCAGTCACAATCTCGCCGACGACGAGAGCAGGAACCCGGTGTTCAAAGTCGGCGACGGCAGCCAGTCGGTCGACCACTACGCCGTACTCACGAGAGAGTCGGGACTGAACCGCGAACTCACAGAGGCGGAGTACGGCGCGATTCTCGGCTTCGAGAACGTTCTGTGTCTTTGGAACGACGACGAGGAGGCGTACAACCTCGTCGTCGACGCGGAGACGTTCGTCGAAATCGTCGCTCCCTGA
- a CDS encoding ABC transporter permease has protein sequence MPDRVGNWTRTTAERVADWTRKTLRVARWETARTVGVFDRKTAGAAFAAAVLVGVFGMAALSTGGAGVALDEDIYRVGIATDSPYHDAVTESPPLAAHPPDETALRDGEIDALVRGSTVTPADSERGRAAAAAYRSAVQSYNDRRMLAEGNQSAAFPVVVEIRYAERGETSGGSAATDGATGGPATGSDDPSASESESSSADGSGESSESDESGGTSDAGSSSDDDGALAVPDVGGTGALFGGQSTGSPADVAPPFPFGSLVLAFAFLVPVNFVIQSYGSTMLNERINRRGELLLVAPLSPTSIVAGKTLPYALAILCVTTLVAVLVGGGPLSVAAVFPLALAYLAATFVGAMFARSFKELTFVTVALSVFLTTYAFVPAIFTDVTPIALISPLTLVVRDLQGAAVSAGEYAFATGSFYFGSGVLFLLGVGVYREEDLFTQRAVPLKFLDALDSRLSGKRSVAVLSALFIPFVFVAELLTVAVLFALPVQLSMPLLLASIAAVEEFAKSVHVYAGFEKNRFERSVSTAVVLGSLSAVGFFVGEKVTAVVQLVGLPELALGQAAFVSSGVPGIGGAGALALLAAPLLLHVVTTSLTAVGASKNRFHYAAALVVAVAVHTFYNLAVVIAVA, from the coding sequence ATCCCCGACCGAGTCGGCAACTGGACTCGAACGACAGCCGAGCGCGTCGCCGACTGGACGCGAAAGACGCTCCGCGTCGCTCGCTGGGAGACCGCCCGAACGGTCGGCGTCTTCGACCGCAAAACCGCCGGGGCGGCGTTCGCCGCCGCGGTTCTCGTCGGCGTCTTCGGTATGGCTGCGCTCTCGACGGGCGGTGCGGGCGTCGCGCTCGACGAGGACATCTACCGCGTCGGCATCGCGACCGACAGCCCGTACCACGACGCGGTGACCGAGAGTCCCCCGCTCGCGGCGCACCCGCCCGACGAGACGGCGCTCCGTGACGGCGAGATAGACGCGCTGGTTCGAGGTAGTACCGTCACTCCCGCCGACTCCGAGCGCGGCCGCGCGGCCGCCGCCGCGTACCGGTCGGCCGTCCAGTCGTACAACGACCGGCGGATGCTCGCCGAGGGGAATCAGTCGGCGGCGTTCCCCGTCGTCGTCGAGATACGCTACGCTGAACGCGGCGAGACGTCCGGCGGGTCGGCGGCGACGGACGGAGCTACAGGCGGTCCAGCGACGGGAAGCGACGACCCGTCGGCGTCCGAAAGCGAGTCGAGTTCCGCTGACGGGTCGGGCGAGTCGAGCGAATCCGACGAATCCGGCGGGACGAGTGATGCGGGTAGCTCGTCCGACGACGACGGTGCGCTCGCCGTCCCCGACGTCGGCGGTACCGGCGCGCTGTTCGGCGGCCAGAGCACCGGCTCGCCCGCGGACGTCGCCCCGCCGTTCCCGTTCGGGTCGCTCGTCCTCGCGTTCGCCTTCCTCGTGCCGGTGAACTTCGTCATCCAGTCGTACGGAAGCACGATGCTCAACGAGCGCATCAACCGCCGCGGCGAACTGCTGCTGGTCGCGCCGCTGTCGCCGACGAGCATCGTCGCCGGGAAGACGCTCCCGTACGCGCTGGCCATCCTCTGCGTGACGACGCTCGTCGCCGTCCTCGTCGGCGGCGGTCCGCTCTCGGTGGCCGCGGTGTTTCCGCTGGCGCTCGCGTATCTGGCGGCGACGTTCGTCGGCGCGATGTTCGCCCGGTCGTTCAAGGAACTCACGTTCGTCACCGTCGCGCTCTCCGTCTTCCTGACGACCTACGCGTTCGTCCCGGCCATCTTCACCGACGTGACGCCCATCGCGCTCATCTCGCCGCTGACGCTCGTCGTCCGCGACCTGCAGGGCGCGGCCGTGTCGGCGGGCGAGTACGCCTTCGCCACCGGGTCCTTCTACTTCGGTTCCGGCGTGCTGTTCCTGCTCGGCGTCGGCGTGTATCGAGAAGAGGACCTGTTCACCCAGCGGGCGGTCCCGCTGAAGTTCCTCGACGCGCTCGACAGTCGCCTCTCGGGGAAGCGCTCCGTCGCCGTGCTGAGCGCGCTGTTCATCCCGTTCGTCTTCGTCGCCGAACTGCTCACCGTCGCCGTCCTCTTCGCGCTGCCGGTACAGCTCTCGATGCCGCTTCTGTTGGCATCGATCGCCGCCGTCGAGGAGTTCGCCAAGAGCGTCCACGTCTACGCCGGCTTCGAGAAGAACCGCTTCGAGCGGTCGGTGTCGACGGCGGTCGTCTTGGGCTCGCTGTCGGCCGTCGGCTTCTTCGTCGGCGAGAAAGTGACCGCCGTCGTCCAACTGGTCGGGCTTCCGGAGTTGGCGCTCGGACAGGCGGCGTTCGTCTCCTCGGGCGTTCCCGGCATCGGCGGGGCCGGCGCACTCGCGCTCTTGGCCGCGCCGCTTCTCCTCCACGTCGTCACGACGAGCCTGACTGCAGTTGGCGCGAGCAAGAATCGGTTTCACTACGCCGCAGCGTTGGTGGTCGCCGTCGCCGTTCACACCTTCTACAACCTCGCGGTGGTGATCGCCGTTGCGTGA
- a CDS encoding ABC transporter permease, translating to MRDRRLTVARRELSVLRSEKTIVLALLIQLFIAAFSSFLVVGLVSLYDPGGADGYEVDVGVSGEARYELVYAAHSVSGTQPVLFDSETAAQQAFDRRQVDAVLHADRRGGRIHVAATVRDENVRTTVTVTQVRDTLRELERRERAERAGQLSSPPLKLPDAPPTSPYHGFTYTALIPLLLFLPVFISGSLVVDSVTEEFERGTLELLRVAPLSLTDIVDGKSLAAAGLAPAQAALWLAVLSLNGTAVYGAGRLLALVAALAVLAAGLGVVVSLLTAERRTAQLLYSLGVLLAFAGATLSPLSPTNVVARLAIGSADATVTLVVAGYVAVAVVAYGGVRAAVGRFDATSV from the coding sequence TTGCGTGACCGGCGTCTCACCGTCGCGCGTCGCGAGCTCTCGGTCCTGCGGTCGGAGAAGACCATCGTGCTGGCGCTGCTCATCCAGCTGTTCATCGCAGCGTTCTCGTCGTTTCTCGTGGTCGGCCTCGTCTCGCTGTACGACCCCGGCGGCGCCGACGGGTACGAGGTCGACGTCGGCGTCTCCGGCGAGGCCCGCTACGAACTCGTCTACGCGGCCCACAGCGTCTCCGGGACACAGCCGGTTCTCTTCGACTCGGAGACGGCGGCACAGCAGGCGTTCGACCGACGGCAGGTCGACGCGGTGCTCCACGCCGACCGCCGCGGCGGGCGGATACACGTCGCCGCGACGGTCCGCGACGAGAACGTCAGGACGACGGTGACCGTCACACAGGTGCGCGACACGCTCCGGGAACTCGAACGTCGGGAGCGAGCCGAGCGCGCGGGACAGCTCTCGTCGCCGCCGCTGAAACTGCCGGACGCGCCGCCGACGAGCCCGTACCACGGCTTCACCTACACGGCGCTGATTCCGCTGTTGCTCTTTCTCCCTGTCTTCATCAGCGGCTCGCTCGTCGTCGACTCCGTGACCGAGGAGTTCGAACGCGGCACGCTCGAACTCCTCCGCGTCGCGCCGCTGTCGCTGACCGACATCGTCGACGGCAAGTCGCTGGCGGCGGCGGGACTCGCCCCCGCGCAGGCGGCGCTGTGGCTCGCGGTGCTCTCGCTCAACGGTACCGCCGTCTACGGGGCGGGGCGGTTGCTCGCGCTCGTTGCCGCGCTGGCGGTGCTCGCGGCTGGTTTGGGCGTCGTTGTTTCGCTCCTCACCGCGGAGCGGCGGACTGCCCAGTTGCTTTACTCGCTCGGCGTGCTCCTCGCCTTCGCGGGCGCGACCCTTTCCCCGTTGAGTCCGACGAACGTCGTCGCTCGTCTCGCCATCGGCAGCGCCGATGCGACGGTGACACTCGTCGTCGCCGGCTACGTCGCCGTCGCCGTCGTCGCGTACGGCGGGGTTCGCGCGGCGGTCGGTCGGTTCGACGCGACGAGCGTCTGA
- a CDS encoding prephenate dehydrogenase/arogenate dehydrogenase family protein: MKLLIVGAGSMGRWVADTLSAEVAFADTDARVAEAAATAHGGRAVSTDTDERFDAVCLAVPISAVESAIATFAPNADSAVFDVTGVMASPLSALREHAADRERASYHPLFAPENAPGNVAAVVDEGGPTLDAVDEAFTVAGNDVFETTAGEHDGAMKTVQSGAHAAVLAYALAADDVREEFATPVSAALDDIVDTVTGGTPRVYAEIQETFDGASAVAEAAARIADADGDAFERLYREAGRHESVEPDELGRGVGDDGGEER, from the coding sequence ATGAAACTGCTCATCGTCGGCGCCGGGTCGATGGGTCGATGGGTCGCCGACACGCTCTCGGCGGAGGTCGCGTTCGCCGACACCGATGCTCGGGTGGCCGAGGCGGCGGCCACGGCCCACGGCGGCCGCGCCGTCTCGACGGACACCGACGAGCGCTTCGACGCCGTCTGTCTCGCCGTCCCCATCTCGGCCGTCGAGTCGGCGATTGCCACGTTCGCACCGAACGCCGACAGCGCCGTCTTCGACGTGACCGGGGTGATGGCCAGTCCGCTGTCGGCGCTGCGCGAACACGCTGCCGACCGCGAACGCGCGAGCTACCACCCGCTTTTCGCCCCCGAGAACGCGCCGGGGAACGTCGCCGCCGTCGTCGACGAAGGCGGCCCGACGCTCGACGCCGTCGACGAGGCGTTCACGGTCGCCGGAAACGATGTCTTCGAGACGACGGCCGGCGAACACGACGGCGCGATGAAGACTGTCCAGTCCGGCGCGCACGCCGCGGTGCTCGCCTACGCGCTCGCCGCGGACGACGTGCGCGAGGAGTTCGCGACGCCCGTCTCCGCCGCGTTGGACGATATCGTCGACACCGTCACCGGCGGCACCCCGCGCGTGTACGCGGAGATTCAGGAGACGTTCGACGGCGCGTCCGCCGTTGCCGAGGCAGCCGCCCGAATCGCAGACGCCGACGGCGACGCGTTCGAGCGACTGTACCGGGAGGCGGGGCGTCACGAGTCGGTCGAACCCGACGAACTCGGACGCGGCGTCGGCGACGACGGAGGCGAGGAGCGATGA
- a CDS encoding DoxX family protein, with protein sequence MQSAVAFDGPAAGLAFLLGRVLFGGVLAFSGLNHFLDTESMVGYAQAKGVPTPGLAVPFTGGMLLFGGVGIALGLLPTLAAGALVVFLLVTTPLMHDFWAAPAEQQQSELINFLKNVAMLGGALAFLALSAAGSWPYAL encoded by the coding sequence CTGCAGAGTGCGGTCGCATTCGACGGCCCGGCGGCCGGGCTCGCCTTCCTACTCGGCCGCGTCCTCTTCGGAGGTGTGCTCGCGTTCAGCGGTCTGAACCACTTCCTCGACACCGAGAGCATGGTCGGCTACGCGCAGGCCAAGGGCGTCCCGACACCGGGACTCGCGGTCCCGTTCACCGGCGGGATGCTGCTGTTCGGCGGCGTCGGCATCGCGCTCGGTCTGCTACCGACGCTCGCGGCGGGGGCGCTCGTCGTGTTCCTGCTCGTGACGACGCCGCTGATGCACGATTTCTGGGCCGCGCCCGCCGAGCAACAGCAGAGCGAGCTGATAAACTTCCTCAAGAACGTCGCCATGCTCGGCGGCGCGCTCGCGTTCCTCGCGCTCAGCGCGGCCGGGTCGTGGCCGTACGCGCTCTGA
- a CDS encoding NAD-dependent epimerase/dehydratase family protein, with the protein MRVFVAGATGVLGRRLVSQFTESGHDVVALTRDAEGDELVADRGGEPYRGDLFDADSLALAAEGADVVIHAATAIPTDPNPTTEAWNRNDRVRREGARALTTAAASVGAERYIQQSVVWVAANSRGDPFDESSPPEPTRITQSAVDAEQIAMAASHDAPFSASVLRCGVLYAPDAAHTRQYAERLLRRRLPALGRGPLGRDEVVVAPIHADDAASAFVAAAESGADGIWHVVDDEPVSTREFLRTFADYLDAPRPLPVPAWLARATVGSEAVSQFTTSMPTTNERFRAATGWEPTYPTYREGLRQVVDEWREDETLEDLRSGAAAERPDAGTS; encoded by the coding sequence ATGCGCGTATTCGTAGCCGGTGCGACAGGTGTGTTGGGGCGGCGTCTCGTCTCGCAGTTCACAGAGAGCGGTCACGACGTGGTCGCTCTGACGCGGGACGCCGAAGGGGACGAACTCGTCGCTGACCGCGGCGGCGAACCGTATCGAGGTGACCTCTTCGACGCGGACTCGCTCGCGCTCGCCGCCGAGGGCGCGGATGTCGTTATCCACGCGGCGACCGCTATTCCGACCGACCCGAACCCGACGACGGAGGCGTGGAACCGAAACGACCGCGTCCGCCGAGAGGGTGCGCGCGCGCTCACGACCGCCGCCGCGTCGGTCGGGGCGGAACGCTACATCCAGCAGAGCGTCGTCTGGGTAGCCGCGAACTCTCGGGGCGACCCGTTCGACGAGTCGTCGCCGCCAGAGCCGACGCGCATTACGCAGTCGGCCGTCGACGCCGAACAGATAGCGATGGCCGCGAGTCACGACGCGCCGTTTTCGGCCTCCGTGTTGCGCTGCGGCGTCCTCTACGCGCCGGACGCGGCGCACACTCGCCAGTACGCCGAGCGGCTCCTGCGGCGTCGCCTCCCCGCTCTCGGACGAGGGCCGCTCGGCCGCGACGAGGTCGTCGTCGCGCCGATCCACGCCGACGACGCCGCGAGCGCGTTCGTCGCCGCCGCCGAGTCGGGAGCCGACGGCATCTGGCACGTCGTCGACGACGAACCGGTGTCGACCCGAGAGTTCCTCCGAACGTTCGCCGACTATCTGGACGCGCCGAGGCCGCTTCCGGTACCCGCGTGGCTCGCGCGAGCGACCGTCGGGTCGGAGGCCGTCTCGCAGTTCACCACGTCGATGCCGACGACGAACGAGCGATTCCGCGCGGCGACCGGTTGGGAGCCGACGTACCCGACCTACCGCGAGGGGCTCCGGCAGGTCGTCGACGAGTGGCGCGAGGACGAGACGCTCGAGGATCTGCGGTCGGGGGCAGCGGCGGAGCGACCGGACGCCGGGACGTCGTGA
- a CDS encoding ABC transporter ATP-binding protein: MITVEGLRKEYGGFVAVEGSSFEVGEGEIFGVVGPNGAGKTTTLKMLSGLIEPTAGEATVAGYDAVDPKMRSSLGFLPEESPLYEDMTPRSYLRFFADLYDVPRAEAIRRSEETLDRLDLEHRDRRLGDMSKGMKRKVAIARSLVNDPDVLIYDEPASGLDPLTTNYVLEFTQELAAAGKTVLFSAHNLYHVESVCDRVIIMNRGQIVARGTVAEIRKRHGRTTYRVFTTVPVEGAERVEDSTTPADAMRTRYRRVVGDMAAVEAVRAEAESNGGEIADIRTEEPSLEALFLDIAGDDGSTARGES, translated from the coding sequence GTGATAACAGTCGAGGGCCTCAGAAAGGAGTACGGCGGGTTCGTCGCCGTGGAGGGGAGTTCGTTCGAGGTCGGCGAGGGGGAGATATTCGGCGTCGTCGGGCCGAACGGCGCGGGGAAGACGACGACGCTGAAGATGCTCTCGGGGCTCATCGAACCGACCGCCGGGGAAGCGACCGTCGCCGGCTACGACGCCGTCGACCCGAAGATGCGCTCGTCGCTCGGCTTTCTGCCCGAGGAGTCGCCGCTGTACGAGGACATGACGCCGCGGTCGTACCTGCGGTTCTTCGCGGACCTCTACGACGTGCCGCGGGCGGAGGCGATTCGGCGGAGCGAGGAGACGCTGGACCGCCTCGACCTGGAGCACCGAGACCGTCGTCTCGGCGATATGTCGAAGGGGATGAAGCGGAAAGTCGCCATCGCGCGGTCGCTCGTCAACGACCCCGACGTACTGATTTACGACGAACCGGCCAGCGGTCTCGACCCGCTGACGACGAACTACGTGCTGGAGTTCACGCAGGAACTCGCCGCGGCGGGCAAGACCGTGCTGTTCAGCGCACACAACCTCTACCACGTCGAGAGCGTCTGCGACCGCGTCATCATCATGAACCGCGGCCAAATCGTCGCTCGCGGCACCGTCGCCGAGATTCGGAAGCGACACGGCCGGACGACCTACCGCGTGTTCACGACAGTGCCCGTCGAAGGAGCCGAGCGGGTCGAAGACAGTACGACCCCCGCGGACGCGATGCGAACCCGCTACCGCCGAGTCGTCGGCGACATGGCCGCCGTCGAAGCAGTCCGCGCCGAGGCCGAGTCCAACGGCGGCGAAATCGCCGACATTCGAACCGAGGAACCGAGCCTCGAAGCGCTCTTTCTCGATATCGCCGGCGACGACGGGTCGACGGCCCGAGGTGAGTCGTGA
- a CDS encoding winged helix-turn-helix transcriptional regulator, with the protein MSSELDPEKPLAVCPVIDSLEQIGSQWRLIVLHDLQDGEKRFNELKRSTDASSRTLSRVLDDLREMGFVDRRLEEDAPVATYYSLTPKGQSLCPVFEEIESWADEWLAADAESTAESPPQ; encoded by the coding sequence ATGTCATCCGAACTCGACCCCGAGAAGCCGCTGGCGGTCTGTCCGGTCATCGACTCGCTCGAACAGATCGGGTCGCAGTGGCGACTCATCGTCCTGCACGACCTCCAGGACGGCGAGAAGCGGTTCAACGAACTGAAACGCTCGACCGACGCGAGTTCGCGCACCCTCTCGCGCGTGCTCGACGACCTCCGCGAGATGGGGTTCGTCGACCGGCGACTGGAGGAGGACGCGCCGGTGGCGACGTACTACAGCCTCACACCGAAGGGACAGTCGCTCTGTCCGGTGTTCGAGGAGATCGAGTCGTGGGCCGACGAGTGGCTCGCCGCCGACGCCGAGTCGACGGCCGAGTCGCCGCCGCAGTGA